A region of Nitrospira sp. CR1.1 DNA encodes the following proteins:
- a CDS encoding aminotransferase class I/II-fold pyridoxal phosphate-dependent enzyme → MIDLRSDTVTKPSPAMREAMARAEVGDDIYGEDPTVNRLQEVGAALVGKRAALFVPSGTLGNQLSLRAQAQPGHEVIVEGQSHIIRYEQGAAAALAGVQLHWVTGKQGLMTAEQVQAAIRPKDPYSIQSALICIENTHNAGGGRVYPLSTIHAIRAVATAHGLPMHLDGARLFNAVVASGVSAAEYARHFDTVTFCLSKGLGAPAGSLIATDDPGLLERLRRFRRMYGGAMRQSGILAAAGLYALEHHIQRLSDDHAHAKRLAARLQQIPAVTIDPTLVETNILFFDVHSPKFSTPAFVAALKQEGVLINAVGGFTCRAVTHLDVSSEAIEQAADHIARVLNP, encoded by the coding sequence ATGATCGATCTCCGGAGCGATACGGTCACCAAACCCTCCCCCGCCATGCGCGAAGCCATGGCCCGCGCCGAAGTGGGTGATGACATCTATGGGGAAGACCCCACGGTCAACCGTCTCCAGGAGGTCGGCGCCGCCCTCGTGGGAAAACGCGCCGCACTCTTTGTGCCCTCGGGCACCCTTGGCAACCAATTGTCTCTGCGCGCGCAGGCTCAACCAGGACATGAAGTGATTGTTGAAGGTCAGTCGCATATCATTCGGTATGAGCAGGGCGCAGCGGCCGCATTGGCCGGAGTGCAACTCCATTGGGTGACCGGCAAGCAGGGGCTCATGACAGCGGAACAGGTGCAAGCCGCTATTCGTCCGAAGGATCCCTACAGTATCCAGAGTGCGCTGATTTGTATTGAGAACACGCACAATGCCGGAGGTGGCAGGGTCTACCCGCTCTCAACCATTCACGCCATTCGCGCCGTCGCCACCGCGCATGGCTTGCCCATGCACCTCGACGGCGCCCGCCTCTTCAACGCAGTCGTGGCATCGGGAGTGTCAGCCGCGGAATACGCGCGGCATTTCGACACGGTCACCTTCTGCCTCTCCAAGGGACTGGGAGCGCCGGCGGGCTCGTTGATTGCGACCGATGATCCCGGCTTGCTGGAGCGACTCCGCCGTTTTCGCCGCATGTACGGAGGCGCCATGCGCCAGTCCGGCATTCTCGCGGCGGCGGGCCTCTACGCCTTGGAACATCACATTCAACGCCTCAGTGACGACCATGCACACGCCAAGCGTCTCGCTGCCCGACTCCAACAGATTCCGGCCGTCACCATCGATCCAACCCTGGTCGAGACGAACATTCTGTTCTTCGACGTACACAGCCCGAAATTTTCCACACCGGCTTTCGTGGCCGCTCTCAAGCAGGAAGGCGTGCTGATCAACGCCGTCGGCGGATTCACGTGTCGCGCAGTGACCCATCTCGACGTATCGTCCGAGGCCATCGAGCAGGCCGCCGACCATATCGCGCGCGTGCTCAACCCATAG
- a CDS encoding chloramphenicol phosphotransferase encodes MTKQPDVEGRERPCLSPAIMSLREGDMDRHSRERHDMITPQIICLNGTSSAGKTAIAKQLQEQLLPTVYLNFSIDSILYTVPPSALYRMTHGEDIADLNYPQLVRSFHACVARLVEMGNFLVIDNAMDRAEHAIDLLERVQACSLLLVGVHCSLDELNRRERQRQDRTIGEAAAQFNRVHQGIIYDVEVDSSTKDPSELAAEIVDYIKRVGVLRGRDKTMASRRTLDRT; translated from the coding sequence ATGACGAAGCAGCCGGACGTGGAGGGCAGAGAACGCCCCTGTCTTTCTCCAGCCATCATGTCCCTACGAGAAGGTGATATGGATCGGCATTCGCGCGAAAGGCATGACATGATAACCCCACAAATCATTTGCCTGAATGGCACATCAAGCGCCGGGAAAACTGCCATCGCCAAGCAACTTCAGGAACAATTGCTCCCGACAGTCTATTTGAACTTCTCAATCGACAGCATTTTGTACACCGTGCCTCCAAGTGCCCTTTACCGCATGACGCATGGAGAGGATATCGCTGACCTCAACTATCCTCAGTTGGTGCGGTCCTTTCATGCCTGCGTCGCTCGCTTGGTCGAGATGGGCAATTTTCTGGTGATCGACAATGCGATGGATCGAGCCGAACACGCGATCGATTTGCTAGAGAGGGTCCAGGCATGTAGCCTGCTCTTGGTGGGGGTTCACTGTTCGTTGGATGAGCTGAATCGGAGGGAACGTCAACGGCAGGATCGAACGATCGGGGAAGCGGCCGCTCAGTTCAATCGGGTTCATCAGGGCATCATCTATGATGTGGAAGTTGATTCCAGCACCAAAGATCCATCTGAGTTGGCAGCAGAGATCGTGGATTACATCAAACGAGTTGGTGTTTTACGAGGACGCGACAAGACCATGGCAAGCAGGCGAACACTCGATCGCACATAG
- a CDS encoding TonB family protein has translation MSLALPVDSSQRQRASLCWAFSMSIHGLLIGLAVALLTEIPTPPPPTFKWDVAVVQPPPPATEPAPSPPVESQPPPTPQPVTQTHPRPQPVQQVKSQPVVQQVQRVTEPRPVQQTQPIRDSLPVQTAQPIQQVTTQQIATVTPTIQEPVSSTTEVAKTVVEHTAVVQESTPVVQQYSVPQAVASTEPVIKQAEPLTQIAAIESDAAPIETAPVPVEAPQQVEQAIVQRPVEPVQHRVVQQRTVRARPGERPDYGWLSQALWSSVDQRKRYPAEAKRNRWEGRVILRLTIEQRGAAVHLLDLVLEESSGHSVLDRHTLDMVRNAFPLQVKHQLALAKIQLDLPFSYRME, from the coding sequence ATGAGTCTGGCACTGCCAGTGGACTCGTCGCAACGCCAACGGGCTTCGCTCTGCTGGGCCTTCTCCATGTCGATCCACGGCCTGCTCATCGGGCTAGCCGTCGCGTTGCTCACGGAAATACCAACGCCGCCCCCCCCCACCTTCAAGTGGGACGTGGCGGTCGTGCAACCTCCGCCTCCTGCGACAGAACCAGCGCCGTCGCCGCCCGTTGAGTCGCAGCCTCCGCCCACACCTCAACCGGTGACACAGACACACCCTCGGCCTCAGCCGGTTCAGCAGGTCAAGAGTCAACCCGTCGTCCAACAGGTCCAACGCGTGACGGAGCCGCGGCCGGTTCAACAGACCCAGCCCATCCGGGACAGCCTGCCGGTACAGACTGCTCAACCAATTCAACAGGTCACCACGCAACAGATCGCAACTGTTACCCCGACCATCCAGGAACCGGTGAGTTCCACCACGGAAGTCGCGAAAACCGTTGTGGAACACACTGCCGTCGTCCAAGAATCGACTCCAGTCGTCCAACAATACTCCGTGCCTCAAGCGGTCGCTTCAACCGAACCGGTCATCAAACAGGCGGAGCCTCTCACTCAGATCGCCGCCATTGAGAGCGACGCCGCGCCAATCGAAACGGCGCCCGTGCCGGTCGAGGCTCCACAACAAGTCGAACAGGCGATCGTTCAACGGCCGGTAGAACCCGTCCAGCATCGGGTCGTGCAACAGCGAACCGTGCGGGCGCGACCTGGAGAACGTCCTGACTACGGGTGGCTTTCGCAGGCTCTCTGGTCTTCCGTCGATCAACGCAAACGCTACCCGGCAGAGGCAAAACGGAATCGTTGGGAAGGCCGCGTCATACTGCGCTTGACGATCGAACAACGGGGCGCCGCCGTCCATTTGCTCGATCTCGTGCTCGAAGAAAGCTCAGGGCATTCTGTTCTGGACCGTCACACGCTGGACATGGTGCGAAACGCCTTTCCCTTGCAGGTCAAACATCAATTGGCCCTGGCAAAAATACAATTGGATTTGCCCTTTTCATATCGAATGGAATAA
- a CDS encoding MMPL family transporter translates to MRLSALSIERPVLATVATLLLMLFGILSFSRLPVREYPDITFPVVSVLTVYKSADAQLVETDITSVLEDALSGVEGLRTLRSSSREGLSAISLEFALTRNLDAAANDVRDRVTRVQSLLPQAIEAPLVMKEDSEADGIMWLALISDRHSELDMTDFAQRQLKDRLAPLPGVSSVVLDGERRYAMRIWLDPDRLASRLLTVQDVENALLTQNVSIPTGRIESTHREFSVRMGGGLEQPAQFNRLILAYRDGYPVRLQDIGIAEIAPEDERKLVRVNGKPAIGLGIMKQSKANTLETARAVKRTLPSLESLLPEGMQLVTAFDSSIYIERSLKEVYEAVGISVLLVVMVVFIFLRSAKATLIPTVAIPGSILGTFVLMHVTGSSINTITLLGFVLAIGLVVDDAIVVVENVYRRIEQGMSPTQAALTGSREIGFAVISTTLTLAAVFLPIIFLPGIVGRLFSELGIAVAGSVLLSGFIALTLTPAMCARLLGSAATAGSSTQGSALDASAWLQWLTRRYRATLEMTLRRPLLTMLAALLSLAVSGLLFWTLSSELAPLEDTGWFAIHVNAPEGATLDYTDRYAKDSEQQAANIPEMDSYYTVVARGFRPTLVNRAVTWVTLKDWSDRDRAQREIVNDVEPALSAIPGATVFALNPPPFNQEDSKTPVQIVVRGPTYDVLDEIVAKVRHDATGHPSLINVDSDLDMNKPGLRVEINRDKAADLGIPIETIGRTLEVFLGGRKSSTFMREGKEYPVIMQTRPLHRGTKSDIDHLHVRGSRGDLIPLSNLVTLSETVAPKQLNHYEKLRAVTISAGVGSGSTLSQSIDALETMIRKHLPAGASVSYAGETKEFKESSGNLHFIVVLALLVVYLILAAQFESFRHPVTVLLSVPPAMAGALLALSLFRGTLNIYSEIGLMILIGLVTKNAILIVEFANQLRHDGRSLHLAIVEASVLRLRPIIMTTMATILAALPLALASGAGAAGRWHIGLVVITGLALSTLLTLFLVPVMYTMFAEVRHRERAQQETQSGRSPVVALKPTQS, encoded by the coding sequence ATGAGACTGTCCGCACTCTCCATCGAGCGTCCGGTCCTGGCCACCGTTGCCACGCTCTTGCTGATGCTCTTTGGGATCTTGTCTTTCTCTCGGCTCCCCGTTCGCGAGTACCCCGATATTACTTTCCCTGTGGTGTCCGTACTGACGGTGTACAAGAGCGCCGACGCCCAGCTGGTGGAAACGGACATTACTTCCGTGCTTGAAGATGCCCTGAGCGGCGTCGAGGGCCTGCGAACCTTGCGTTCAAGCAGCAGAGAAGGTCTCTCCGCCATCAGCCTCGAATTCGCCTTGACCCGCAACCTGGATGCGGCGGCCAACGATGTGCGCGATCGCGTCACCAGAGTGCAATCCCTCTTGCCTCAAGCCATTGAAGCGCCACTCGTCATGAAAGAAGACAGCGAAGCCGACGGCATCATGTGGCTGGCGTTGATCAGCGACCGGCATAGCGAATTAGACATGACTGACTTCGCCCAACGGCAATTGAAGGATCGTCTAGCCCCACTGCCGGGCGTGTCGAGTGTGGTGCTCGACGGCGAGCGACGTTATGCCATGCGGATCTGGTTGGACCCGGATCGGCTTGCTTCGCGACTCCTGACGGTGCAGGACGTGGAGAATGCCCTCCTCACGCAGAACGTGTCCATACCCACAGGCCGAATTGAAAGCACCCACCGTGAGTTCAGTGTGCGGATGGGAGGAGGACTGGAGCAACCAGCACAATTCAATCGATTGATCCTGGCCTACCGTGACGGATACCCGGTCCGCCTGCAGGATATCGGAATCGCGGAAATCGCCCCGGAAGACGAGAGGAAACTGGTCCGGGTCAACGGGAAACCGGCAATTGGCCTGGGCATTATGAAGCAGTCAAAGGCCAACACGCTCGAAACCGCGCGCGCCGTCAAGCGCACCCTTCCCTCTCTGGAATCGTTATTGCCTGAGGGCATGCAACTCGTTACCGCCTTCGACAGTTCCATTTACATCGAACGGTCGCTGAAGGAGGTCTACGAGGCCGTGGGCATCTCCGTACTCTTGGTCGTCATGGTGGTGTTCATTTTTCTACGCAGCGCCAAAGCGACACTGATTCCGACTGTGGCCATCCCGGGGTCGATCCTGGGCACCTTCGTATTGATGCACGTGACCGGTAGTTCGATCAACACCATCACCTTGTTAGGATTCGTGTTGGCGATCGGCCTGGTCGTGGACGATGCGATCGTCGTGGTGGAAAATGTCTACCGGCGCATCGAACAAGGCATGAGTCCGACGCAGGCCGCGCTCACAGGGAGCCGTGAAATCGGGTTCGCTGTCATTTCGACGACGTTGACACTCGCCGCCGTCTTCCTCCCGATCATATTCCTTCCCGGCATCGTGGGCCGCCTCTTCTCTGAATTAGGAATCGCCGTCGCGGGTTCGGTGCTCCTCTCTGGGTTCATCGCCTTAACTCTCACGCCGGCAATGTGTGCCCGCCTCTTAGGTTCGGCGGCCACCGCCGGATCGTCCACGCAGGGCTCAGCACTGGATGCCTCCGCCTGGTTGCAATGGCTTACCCGACGTTATCGGGCGACCTTGGAGATGACGCTGCGACGACCGCTGCTGACCATGCTCGCGGCTTTGCTCTCCCTTGCCGTCAGCGGTCTGCTGTTCTGGACGCTGTCCAGCGAACTGGCTCCCCTTGAAGATACCGGCTGGTTCGCAATTCACGTGAACGCGCCCGAAGGGGCGACCCTCGACTACACGGACCGGTATGCCAAGGACAGCGAGCAGCAGGCCGCGAACATTCCTGAAATGGATTCCTATTACACGGTCGTTGCGCGAGGGTTCCGCCCCACATTAGTCAATCGTGCCGTCACATGGGTGACATTGAAGGATTGGTCCGACCGCGACCGTGCGCAACGGGAAATCGTCAACGACGTCGAACCGGCGCTCTCAGCTATTCCGGGCGCCACGGTCTTCGCACTCAACCCGCCGCCCTTCAACCAGGAGGATAGTAAAACCCCGGTGCAGATCGTCGTGCGAGGCCCGACCTACGACGTCTTAGACGAGATCGTGGCGAAAGTCCGCCATGACGCAACGGGACACCCTTCATTGATCAACGTTGACAGTGACCTGGACATGAACAAACCCGGGCTGCGTGTGGAGATCAACCGCGACAAGGCTGCCGACCTCGGGATTCCAATCGAAACGATCGGCCGTACCTTGGAGGTATTTTTGGGTGGGCGGAAATCGTCCACATTCATGCGCGAGGGGAAGGAGTATCCGGTCATTATGCAAACGCGGCCCCTGCACCGCGGCACGAAATCGGATATCGACCATCTTCACGTTCGCGGAAGCCGGGGCGATCTCATCCCGCTCAGCAATCTGGTCACGCTGAGCGAGACGGTCGCGCCGAAACAACTGAATCATTATGAAAAACTGAGAGCCGTCACGATCAGCGCGGGAGTCGGGTCCGGATCTACGCTGAGTCAATCGATCGACGCACTCGAGACTATGATCCGGAAACACCTGCCGGCAGGGGCCAGTGTCAGTTATGCGGGAGAAACCAAAGAGTTCAAGGAATCATCCGGGAATCTTCACTTCATCGTCGTCCTGGCCCTGCTGGTGGTCTATCTCATTTTGGCGGCACAGTTCGAAAGCTTCCGCCATCCGGTCACGGTGTTGTTGTCGGTTCCGCCGGCCATGGCCGGCGCCTTGTTGGCGCTCTCGCTGTTTCGTGGCACCCTGAACATCTACAGCGAAATTGGATTGATGATCCTGATCGGACTCGTCACGAAGAATGCCATTCTCATCGTCGAGTTTGCCAATCAGCTTCGGCACGACGGCCGCTCGCTCCACCTCGCCATTGTCGAAGCGTCGGTCCTGCGTCTGCGCCCCATCATTATGACCACCATGGCCACGATTCTGGCTGCGCTTCCCCTGGCCTTGGCTTCCGGTGCCGGCGCGGCGGGCCGTTGGCACATCGGCCTTGTCGTCATCACCGGTCTCGCCCTATCAACACTCCTCACCCTGTTTTTGGTACCGGTGATGTATACGATGTTTGCGGAGGTGCGTCATCGAGAGCGTGCGCAGCAGGAGACGCAATCAGGCCGTTCGCCCGTCGTGGCGCTTAAGCCGACGCAGTCCTAA
- a CDS encoding efflux RND transporter periplasmic adaptor subunit, producing MTPRRTIYLLLFSLSAILGLLAVRWIGLTPVPASDIPNPPPSPTAVVLAPVTLDRIRHTIRAVGTLRANESIMIRPEIAGRIRQIWFEEGQAVEKDQLLVELDDSELQAEMAQAAAQLKVSRLTYERLKQLDLDGKRYVTKQQLDEVAGALQVSHANQSLSATRLAKAKIRAPFSGITGIRRVSPGDFVGTGLDLVNLEDLSLLKIDFKVPETLLRHLAPGQPIELTTDAYTGKTFNGTVYVIDPQVELTTRSVQLRARIPNPQQLLRPGMFAQVLLTYGEDERALMIPEEAVMPKQDKIYVYLANDGTARLREITLGTRIRGFAQVLSGLTEQDTVIRVGHHKVQENDPIVAVTDSVR from the coding sequence ATGACTCCTCGCCGCACCATATACCTACTGCTCTTCTCTCTGAGCGCGATCCTGGGGCTATTGGCTGTCCGATGGATTGGCTTAACCCCCGTCCCAGCTTCAGACATACCAAACCCACCGCCGTCACCGACGGCGGTGGTGCTCGCTCCGGTGACGCTCGACCGGATCCGGCATACCATCAGAGCGGTCGGCACGCTACGCGCCAACGAAAGCATCATGATTCGCCCCGAGATCGCAGGGCGCATCCGTCAGATCTGGTTCGAGGAAGGCCAGGCCGTGGAGAAAGATCAACTGCTGGTCGAACTCGACGATTCCGAACTCCAAGCCGAAATGGCTCAAGCCGCGGCGCAACTCAAAGTGTCCCGTCTCACGTATGAACGACTGAAACAGTTAGATTTGGACGGCAAGCGATATGTGACAAAGCAGCAGCTTGATGAGGTGGCAGGAGCGCTCCAAGTTTCCCACGCCAACCAAAGTCTCTCTGCCACGCGATTGGCAAAAGCGAAAATACGCGCGCCATTTTCAGGGATCACCGGGATCCGTCGTGTCTCACCGGGCGACTTCGTCGGCACCGGCCTGGATCTGGTGAATCTCGAAGACCTCAGCCTGCTCAAGATCGACTTCAAAGTGCCGGAGACACTTCTTCGCCATTTGGCGCCGGGCCAACCAATCGAGTTGACCACCGATGCATACACAGGCAAGACGTTTAACGGCACCGTCTACGTGATCGATCCACAGGTCGAATTGACCACCAGATCCGTCCAGTTACGGGCCCGCATTCCCAACCCGCAACAGCTCCTTCGTCCAGGCATGTTTGCCCAAGTGCTCCTCACGTACGGCGAGGACGAGCGGGCCCTGATGATTCCCGAAGAAGCCGTCATGCCGAAACAGGACAAGATCTATGTCTACCTGGCCAATGACGGGACCGCGCGGCTGCGTGAGATTACGTTGGGCACGCGCATCAGAGGCTTTGCGCAAGTGCTAAGCGGACTCACGGAACAGGACACGGTAATCCGCGTCGGCCACCATAAAGTGCAAGAGAACGATCCGATCGTTGCCGTGACGGATTCGGTCCGCTGA
- a CDS encoding MFS transporter, whose product MERSHWSVLRFVQAEPQEVRPLAWSFGYFFCLLCGYYILRPVRDEMAIQGGVHNLPWMMTGTFVTLLAVTPLFGWLSARYSRYRLLLAVYLFFIANLIGLYFLMTSGVYIEWVARGFFVWLSVFNLFVVSVFWSFMADLFTPAQGARLFGMIAAGGSTGALFGPLITTGLTYVFPVPVLMLVSAAFLVACIGCIYQLEMWSRSRSRSHHENSGEPLGGGFLAGVRLVWSSPYLLGICGYLTFLTMTATFLYFEQVRLVAQQFDTPEARTRLFSMLDFATNILTWLTQLLLTNRVVARFGLAAALLFLPAVSLLGFLGIALWPGLVVYVSFSVLRRVGEYALSKPAREVLFTVVSREEKYKAKNFIDTAISRAGDASTGWVISGLKALSVTTVQIAWVLVPLMVLWAWLGRWLAAQQRKQADSG is encoded by the coding sequence ATGGAGAGATCGCATTGGTCAGTGCTCCGCTTTGTGCAGGCTGAGCCGCAAGAAGTGCGGCCGTTGGCCTGGTCGTTCGGATATTTTTTCTGTCTCCTCTGCGGCTACTACATTCTTCGCCCCGTGCGCGATGAAATGGCGATCCAGGGCGGGGTCCACAATCTTCCCTGGATGATGACGGGCACGTTTGTCACCTTGCTGGCTGTCACGCCGCTGTTCGGCTGGTTATCGGCGAGGTATTCCCGCTATCGGTTGCTGCTCGCCGTCTATCTGTTCTTTATTGCCAATCTGATCGGCCTGTATTTTTTGATGACGAGCGGTGTGTACATCGAATGGGTCGCGCGCGGGTTTTTTGTCTGGCTCTCGGTATTCAACCTGTTCGTCGTCTCGGTGTTCTGGAGTTTCATGGCCGATCTGTTTACGCCGGCGCAGGGGGCGCGCCTCTTTGGAATGATTGCGGCAGGCGGCAGCACCGGCGCCTTGTTCGGACCGCTTATCACGACCGGACTGACCTATGTGTTCCCGGTTCCGGTGTTGATGCTGGTATCGGCTGCCTTCCTTGTGGCCTGCATCGGCTGCATCTACCAACTGGAGATGTGGAGCCGCAGCCGGTCACGGTCCCATCACGAGAACAGCGGGGAACCATTGGGTGGAGGCTTTCTGGCCGGCGTTCGCCTCGTGTGGTCGTCGCCGTATCTACTCGGTATCTGTGGCTACCTGACCTTTTTGACCATGACGGCCACCTTCTTATATTTCGAACAGGTGCGTCTGGTGGCTCAACAGTTCGACACGCCGGAAGCCCGCACGCGCCTGTTCTCCATGCTGGACTTTGCCACCAACATCCTCACCTGGCTGACGCAGCTACTGCTCACCAACCGCGTGGTGGCCAGGTTCGGGCTGGCGGCGGCCTTACTGTTTCTGCCGGCGGTGAGTCTCCTCGGGTTTCTGGGCATTGCGCTCTGGCCGGGATTGGTCGTGTACGTCAGCTTTTCCGTGCTGCGTCGAGTAGGGGAATATGCGCTTTCGAAACCGGCGCGTGAGGTGCTGTTCACGGTGGTCAGCCGCGAGGAGAAATATAAGGCGAAAAATTTTATCGATACGGCGATTTCTCGCGCCGGTGATGCCTCGACCGGTTGGGTAATCTCTGGCCTCAAGGCGCTCAGCGTGACGACGGTACAGATCGCCTGGGTCCTGGTCCCTCTCATGGTTCTGTGGGCCTGGCTGGGCCGATGGCTGGCCGCGCAACAGCGCAAACAGGCCGACTCAGGGTAG